The DNA region CTCGGTCAATCGGTTCCCTATGGTGCTCTAGTAGCCGGTCAACAGATTTCGGAAATCAGCTTTCTCTGGTCAGACGAGTTCAAGAGCATTTTGACAGGGAGGTTTTCTAGgggctggaagaagttgatcttcatcttcgccATTTTTGTCTGTACTATCATGGCATTCGGTGCCTCATCTCTCAGTGCCGTGGCAATGATGCCGCAAGAAGGCGAATGGAGCGCCGGTGGAAGCATCGTTTACATCAACGCTACTCAAGACGAAGTCTTCCCGATAGTCTTCACGGATAACAATACTCTCGGTGATGCCTGCAAAGTCACTGGAAACGAGTTATGTCCTTCATGGCAGTGGGAAGTTCTCAACACCCAGATCATCTCCAAGTTTCCTTCATCCGGCCAGGTGAACGACGGATTGTTTGCCAGACGACCTCCACGCGAAGTCTATGTCTCCGGCCCCTTGACGACTCTCGTCAATCTTGTTGTGGATGTCCGAGAGAAATGGTTCAACTTGAACAGCCCCAACCACACAGTCGCCATGATGCCTCACTTTGCACCCGCTGAGGCCTGCGTTGTCAGCTCCCTTCACTGGGAGCAGGCCGCGGGTAACTCTGCCATAGCAAAGCAAACCAGGTTCAGTCTGTACAGCAAGATTGAACATCGCCTGGAAAGTTCCATGGCCATCAGCCACACCAGGTGTGAAAGGATTTCGACAGACTCGGAGAAACCCAAGACTGTGCTGTTCCCTGactttgtttcttttcctccctCGACCCTTAATGTCACCGATGACAATATCAGCGACTGGTTGTTGGAGACACTACCTGACTTGAAGCAGCCCGAGGTATTTTGGTTTGATTCCAGCCCCATTATCGCCAACACTTCCGTCGGCGCGGTGGTGGCGATTCCTTCGAATCAGTCGGACAGCTCCTTCGACATTTACGGCTGCATGATTGATGCTAGATGGATCACGGCTACTTTGTCGGGCGACGCTGTTGCACTTCTCAGCAAGGGATACGCCCCATTTTCTGACTCCATCGCCACCTCTCTAGCTGGCTCTTGGATTGGCAATCCTATTTACGGCCAGCGCGTTCGCATCGAGCCGAGCTTTGCGGAGTACCTCAATCCCCAGGACTCGAGAACCAAGCGAACCATCATCCACGAAATGATTCTCAGCAGTGGCGTCTGGACCTCCGATGGTGAGGGATCCAGGTCTCCCGAGCACCTGGAGGCAATCCTGGGAGGCTTGGCTACAAACGGCCTGGCACGGTCGACTCCAAGGGCAACACCCATCACGGCTTTGGCTGACCCCAAGGGAGAGTGGTGGAGGACCTTCATGCCACAAGACGGCAATGTATTCGGTCCCGGTGGAAGCCCTTACGCGGTTTccagcgaggacgaggcccGTTTCTACAGGACCGAGATAGAAACCTGGGTCACGGGATTCGCTTTTGCTGATAACAGTCTCACGATGCGAGGGGCCATGGCAGTTTTCTACCTCTACGCATTTTTTGTGATAGTGTATTCCGTTTGGTCGATATGGTCTGGCATCACTTCGTCATCCTGGGAGTCAGTTCCAGACCTTCTCGCTCTAGCACTtgccgacaagaagccacTCAATGACTCTAGGGCATTGGACGAGGACAGATTCAAGAGTGCAGATATCATGAAGGAAAATTATTGCATATCAGCAGACGGGGGAATTTTGAGGCTTCGACCAACTCATGGCCCGGTGCCATACGAGAACCGGGTGAAGCCAAACGAGGCCTATGACTGATAGAAATGAAAACACAGGCCACAACCTTGTATATCTCTGCCCACTCGTCCCTTAGAATTGAACCCCGCCGGGGAGCTCCCAGACGCTATGCCCTGATCCAGGGCATATTTTCCTATTGTTCACCCTTGGCCCCCCAAGTCGAGAGCACTCCGTTGTTCCATCGTACGCGTAATCAGAATCTTGAGATCCTCCAGAACCTTCTTGGCATTGCCCtccgccttgtccttgcaAATAGGAACTAGCGTTCTGAGAGGTCTATGGTGGATGAAGTCGATGCCAAAGAAGATCTGCTCTATGACGTAGAGGACACGCTTCGTAATTCCCTTTGTGTTGGCATCAACTCCGATAGCTACGATGTTCAAGCTTGTGGCAAAATCGTCAAACTCGGAAGTAAACTAAGGCCGAGTTAGCGGGCGAGACATGGATCGTGGAGCTCTTCTGGTAGACAGACCTGGTCGAACTTGTTGCAGACTTCTTTTTGCTCGTCCTGATTGAGattcttgatgttgtcgcCGCCCTTTGGCTCATAGAACCTCTCTACAAAAAGGACACACAAGTCCAGCATTTCATTCAACTTATCCCAGATGGCCTACAACGCAAGTCGAAAGGTCAGCACATGGCATTTTCATTCATAAAGCTGGATCAAATCAGCCTGCCCCCGCCGCCGGTTGGGCATTGTCAAAATCAATGTTTCCAATGATGTCTGTCGTCTCGGTAAAGAGAGGAATGAAATCATCCAAGGTATCGGCTATGCTCTCGACGCCGTTACCTGCGCTGGCTGTAGCTGGTACGGCAGCAACCGGGGCTAAGAAGAGGCCAAAGATAGAAAAGACTGCTGCACTCTTCATCGGGGCTTATTGGGTTGCTAGACGGGTAAGAAGTGCGTTGAGAGAGAGTGAACTAGGTGGTTGCAGGATGAGAACAACACCTTATTACCTCCTTATATCTTGGGATCTCTTTCTCAAGGAGCCGCTATCCACTCATTCTCTTGATTATTCTTCGCTTGTCCAAGTCATTCCGCACTGACTAAACGAAGGCACAACACGAGATGATTATTTCGGTCGATGGATACTGATAGATCACAAAAAGATGCCATGCGGAGACTACCACACGGGGCGACGAGTAAATGGCCCATATCACTTTCTCTTTTTAGCACGATGAGAGACATTTCAGAAGCACAGTACATACAAGCCCCAGGTAGACATGGAATAAATTCATTCTTCAAGTATTTTACAAGACTGCTGACTCCAAGACACGGAAAGTGTTGCTTTCTGAGTCAAGCTCAGCCAGGGTATCAAACGGCAGAGTGACCATCGGCGTCGTATGTCCAATATCAACATTGAAAAGAATAGGAAACTTCCTCTCAGCAAGACGCCCTTCACACAAGAGCTCCTTGATAACGCCCGTAAACTTCTCCCTCTGCTCCGGCGTGTCATACCCAAAGGGACGTCCAATGACAAGtcccgccgcctcctcaaATGCTCCGTAGGCAATCAGATCGGCAAACCCGGCCTGTATACGGGGCAGAAGAGGGCCCGAggcgtcgtcctcgccaatGGTGGTTTCCAGAAAGATGATTCTGCCTCGCCAATCTGGAACAATCGCAGGAATGCCATGCAAGCGCACAGCAACAGTGAGACATCCGCCAAAGAGGCGACCCTGGGCCTTGCCGGGCCGAAGCCACGTCCAGCCCGAGTTCCGAACGAGCTCGGGCTTTTTGGTTGAGGCGGCATCGGAAAAGCATGGGGCTGCCTTGGGGGCGTAGAAGGCGGCTGCTGGAATGTTGCCCAGAGGCTCGCGGGACGCGATGGCGCGGAAGAGGTTGTCCACACAAAATGCAAGTGGTGTCTCTTTATTGTCGACTGAGTTTGGCTCACCAAGCTCAGGGATGGCACCAGGTCCGTAAAAGGTGCGCAAGCCGGTGAGGGCATGCAGGAACCAATGCAGACCGGTGATATCTGAGAAGCCAACCACGATCTTTGGGTTGTTGCGAATGATGCTGTGCAGTTCGGTATCGCCAAGGAGTGCAGGGATCAGTTCGGTAAAGTGTGTGCCGCCGATGGTGGTGATAATGGCAGAGATGGTTGGGTCTGAGAAGGCCTCTCGGATTTCCCTCAGACGGTTGTTGATGGACGACTGGATGCCTGTGTccttgctgaagaaggctTGCACTTGGTATCCCTTCTCAGTGAGGACTGAAGTCGCCCGCGACATGACATCAGGGAGTGCATCGTTGAGACGTGCCGagggggagatgaaggcGATCTTTGCGCCGGGCTCCAGGGACTTGGCGAGAACtggtgatggcatcttgatggTAGGTGATAGGAGGGTTTGGGGCTTTTGGAAAAGTAGTTGAATGCGTGAGAGTACGTAACTTTCTCGGCGCCAAGGCTTTTGGATGTAGTTTTTGAGGCTTGGTTATGGGTTGAGGGGTTTGGCCACCTGGAGGGGATTATACGGCGTCAACCACGCCCTTCGAACCCATGCCGCAACGACGCATAATGGGGCTCAAGCAGTCGGATTTTGTTATCTCCGCCTTTTTCCAAAtccttcatcgtcaaagaagaagataaTGGCGTGATTGGTCTTAGTTGGTGGAATAATTGCATGTGATCACGTCGCTCGGGAGTTCCGACTTTCAAGGGGTCACATCTTGATCGCGTGGCATCGTCAAACCCAGCGATCTCCCATACTAGGCCATTCGCCAGGCGCACAGTAAGAGAAGAGTTTCAGGTTTTCAGATATTGGGAAACGAAAGAAGACAGATCTTTCCAGAGAAACGCCTCGCCTCATGTCAAATCGTTGCCCATAACGTGTGTGTCAACGATGGGGAAGAGAGACATGGTAGTATCGAACGAGTCGAACCAGAGCATGTTGGGGGAGATGCCGAGGATCTGATCAGTAGCGTTTGCAACCGTGATCTCTGACTGCTCTTGTCCTTCGCCCTGGTTGATCAGCTGCCCGGTCGCGTCTGTAACCATCTCATGGTTCATGGCTGATTCGGGTGCCGGTATTTGTCCCTGGATACCTTGAGATGGCCCAGCCGGCGAGAGCCTTGTAACGGGATCCAACTGGGACGAATTGTGAAATGGAGATCTTCCGATGGAATGTATGCTCCCAAAAAGACCATTCACAAGATGCCCTTGCCGTTCCATCCTCAACCGCGCTCGGTTCTCCATGTAGATGTCGCAGGCACTCTGTAGATGATCCAGAATCATCAAATGACGCTTTGCTACAGCATCGTACCGGCTGAAACGCTCAAGGACGCCCCTCGTAGCAGTAAGGCTTTTCTGAAGAGGGAATGAGTTGTCAAAGTCGCCAAAGATGGCTGCACCTAGGACAAGCCCAGAAACAAAGGCCGAGTTTCCAACGAATGGCAAGCGTTTGGGAATCGTGTCGGTCTTAACAAAGACATGAAGAATATCAACAGTTCGAACAGCCGATTCGAGACAAGAATGCACCAAAACCTCgttggaagatgatgatgatggctgcctctcttctccacgGAGTGATGATTCATTGGCCTCGACATGCTGAGACACTGCCTTGTGAAGAAACGGGAGTGATAGCAACATGACGGTCCAGTAACCCGTCTGCTTGAGATGAATGAGACCAATGTTAGGCTGCTTGCCTCCAGCTTGGTCATCGATAAACTCATCCTCTTCAATGCCATCGCGCGCAAGACCATCGGCACACTGAACCGTCCAGCGGCGCAGATGCTTGCTGATCCGCTCCAAGACCTCGGGAGAAATCATGCGCTTTGCATAAACGTCTGTGAGGATGGACTCGAAGATCATCGAGAGGTCGTTACAGGCGGAGTAGTCCTGGGGATTCGCAGTGTCTCGAAGTTCTGATGTTGACGGTGGGCGACCAAGCGATGCGCTCATGAACAGGTCGAGAATCCGTATCGCTTTCCAGAGACGTTCCCTAGTGCGGCACTCGGCTGGTGAGAAGAGGGAGGAAATGTCATGTCGGTGCAAGCCAATCGCATAGGCAGCTCGCACGCCCATGCCGAGATACATGAAGGCAGCGTTGCGACGTGAAGCACCGAGCAGATACATGGCGATCAGAGCGAAGGCTTGGATTGTTGTGATGCCAGGATCCTCCATCAAAGTTTCAACCGTCAAGTAGCGGCCAtagttgaagaagatctc from Fusarium keratoplasticum isolate Fu6.1 chromosome 12, whole genome shotgun sequence includes:
- a CDS encoding Zn(2)-C6 fungal-type domain-containing protein gives rise to the protein MPTRRVRDCDRRRCAEACDNCKRRKQRCDGRRPCARCIKRGLKLDCQESTTTSGGRRIVASSLPSPDPDRISNTTGHATPETSGPISASGASALASIDETYAGDGQTLQLLSNTQPERLPRMSRLIQDTRGEYMFIGDSATLSFLQNIRRIVRRSIGDCSLVDDPLRHGIVEASPETRRGWILSSAQNPPPRQTAPEVDYLQRWYMQSANCVLLLFDQKELESGIHKWLEDGQDMADPASSVYYLVFAIGAQTGPEDKDDLAEIFFNYGRYLTVETLMEDPGITTIQAFALIAMYLLGASRRNAAFMYLGMGVRAAYAIGLHRHDISSLFSPAECRTRERLWKAIRILDLFMSASLGRPPSTSELRDTANPQDYSACNDLSMIFESILTDVYAKRMISPEVLERISKHLRRWTVQCADGLARDGIEEDEFIDDQAGGKQPNIGLIHLKQTGYWTVMLLSLPFLHKAVSQHVEANESSLRGEERQPSSSSSNEVLVHSCLESAVRTVDILHVFVKTDTIPKRLPFVGNSAFVSGLVLGAAIFGDFDNSFPLQKSLTATRGVLERFSRYDAVAKRHLMILDHLQSACDIYMENRARLRMERQGHLVNGLFGSIHSIGRSPFHNSSQLDPVTRLSPAGPSQGIQGQIPAPESAMNHEMVTDATGQLINQGEGQEQSEITVANATDQILGISPNMLWFDSFDTTMSLFPIVDTHVMGNDLT